One stretch of Vulpes lagopus strain Blue_001 chromosome X, ASM1834538v1, whole genome shotgun sequence DNA includes these proteins:
- the LOC121482605 gene encoding nucleosome assembly protein 1-like 1 encodes MASQKVARTLQEEEARQEASQPIVKDRAIQARQQNRRRVRRKAISKWWKRKRNRTMMAQYAQVEAQFYRDFHDLEKKYAAFYQPLFDKRSEIINAIHEPTEGECQWQILSRMIQKSDELVLEHLEDVKIKISGFEEPMSFTIEFIFKSNEYFFNKVLMKTYQLRSDPGDSDPFFSKGPEIISSTGCKIYWKGGKDVTVQTSKLQRGEVCRSFASTTRKMPGYSFFTYFYPPDSPEGREMDVATDYKLGYFFREVLVPKSVLFFTNEARDYNYESADDDPREAGSEEKKEVIRNEKPDKRAGKDLDPEESSC; translated from the exons ATGGCTTCCCAGAAAGTTGCAAGAACTCTTCAGGAAGAAGAGGCCAGGCAGGAGGCCTCCCAGCCCATAGTTAAGGACAGGGCTATCCAGGCCAGGCAGCAGAACAGGAGGAGGGTCAGGAGGAAGGCAATAAGTAAgtggtggaagaggaagaggaacaggACTATGATG GCCCAGTATGCCCAAGTAGAAGCTCAATTCTACAGAGATTTTCACGATCTAGAGAAAAAGTATGCTGCCTTCTACCAACCTCTGTTTGATAAGAGATCTGAGATCATCAATGCAATCCATGAGCCCACAGAAGGTGAATGTCAGTGGCAA ATCCTCAGCAGGATGATCCAAAAAAGTGATGAGCTTGTACTAGAGCACCTGGaagatgtaaaaattaaaatttcaggatTTGAGGAACCAATGAGCTTCACCATAGAATTCATCTTCAAGTCAAATGAATACTTTTTCAACAAAGTCCTGATGAAAACCTACCAACTGCGATCAGacccaggtgattctgatcccTTCTTCTCCAAAGGGCCAGAAATTATCAGTAGCACAGGGTGTAAGATCTACTGGAAAGGGGGGAAAGATGTCACCGTGCAAACTAGCAAGCTGCAGAGAGGTGAGGTCTGCAGAAGTTTTGCATCCACCACCAGGAAGATGCCTGGCTATTCTTTCTTCACCTACTTCTATCCTCCTGATTCTCCTGAGGGCAGAGAGATGGATGTTGCCACCGATTATAAATTGGGCTATTTTTTCCGTGAAGTTCTGGTCCCGAAGTCTGTGTTATTCTTCACTAATGAAGCCAGAGATTATAACTATGAAAGTGCTGACGATGATCCTCGAGAAGCTGgaagtgaggaaaagaaagaagtgatcAGAAATGAAAAACCTGACAAAAGGGCTGGAAAAGATCTGGACCCAGAAGAGAGCAGTTGCTAA